Within the Danaus plexippus chromosome 25, MEX_DaPlex, whole genome shotgun sequence genome, the region TTTTCACATATGGAATGGAATGCGGATGGATATCCCCAACAACTAAGATCCTGCAGTCAGAACAATCACCTGTAGGCGAGGTTGTATCTGTCAATGTCATATCTTGGATAGCAAGTTCCATGAGCCTGTCCGCTATTTTAGGagtatctttttatatatttattttagataattacGGAAGAAAACTTGGCCTCATACTTATTGCTATTCCACAAGTAGTAAGTATATCACAtgcttttgttatttatagatCAGATTTCGTATGTATAAGCACATACTTCTGTCATCGATTAAATACTCaccataaaatgaattaattctcaaattttatttcttttagatCTCTTGGATCATAAGATTGTGTTATTCAACAACCATTACTTTGATCATATCAAGAGTTTTAGCAGGATTGGCAGCTGGTGGATGTTTCATTGTAGTTCCGACGTACGTTAAAGAAATAAGTCAAGATGACATTAGAGGAATTCTAGGAACATTTGTAGCATTATTACAAATGTCAGGTGTACTGTTCATGTACATAATTGGCGcgtttttgaattattacacagttataataataacattggcCTTCACAATTGTTGTAACGTTTTTGGTACTCAAAGCTCCCGAATCTCCAGCTTTTCTcgttaaacaaaagaaatatgatGTAAGTTAACAGAGTATGCTAAGAAATCCttgcttattattttgtactaaatataattcgatcgcaaaatgtttttttgcgCAATATTGAcgtatttccaaaaaaaaactttaataatttatagcacTATGGTTGGTTTAAGGCTAGACTTCATgttccatattttttataggaaGCTACGGAAACTGTTGCTTACCTTAGAGGGTTGGATATGGATGACAAAATTGTAAAGCATTTGGTAGATTCTATGAAAAATGAAGATGACTTATGTAAATCAATGCCAAATGTTTCTTTCGCTagcatatgtatgtataacgtATACGTATattcaagaaaatttataacatacatataaatatttgtgtgaTATTTTTCAGTACGCAAAACGTCATGGCGTCGAggcttatttcttattataacaatCTTTTCCTTCCACGCGATGAATGGAGCTTACGTCATATCAACTTATGCATCACAAGTCCTTCTTTCTACAGGagtaaagtttaaaatcagTCCTGAAATACAAACTTTTAGTTTTCCAATCTTCATGGTCATTGGTATATTGGCGCTCGCTTCTTGTGTAGAAAAATGTGGAAGAAAAGTATGTTAACTTTAAAAGTAATGACATAATTCTAATCTTAGtagaatttcataaaatctgattttttttacagtttttacTGTTTGCGTCGTTTTTAATAGCCGCCTTGTCTATGGCTGTTATatcaatacttataatattacaaggaCTGGGTTGGAGGATACCTGCATGGCTGCCAGTTTTAGCCATCATTAGTACAGTAACTATCTATGGTGCGGGCATATCTGCTTTAccgtatattataatgacagaGATGTTTAGTTTTCAGGTAAGCtatagttttttatgttttcccATAATAAACCATtcggtaacaaaaataatacgaaaTTAAGGTTGTTATAACAACGTTTATAGAGGttgtataagtttataaaatatcgtaaACTTTAAGTAATGCgaattatagtatttatgaCGCAACGCATTTAAAGTAGACTTATTCTTACGATACCGGTTCCTTGTAAATAACGTAAGCATTCTATCgtattgtgttaaaaaatatttataaacaaaaggatcaataaaaattaataaagtaatttaaaattattttcaataataaatagtaataaatgtttttccaGATCCGAGCCAAAGTAATGGGCATAGTGATTACTTTAGTGTGGGCCTTGACGGCATTTGTGGTCACCACATATACGCCGTTAACTAATTACATAGGACCATACGCGCCATTCTTATTTTACACTTTCGTCAACTTCTTGGGAGctgtttttacttttgtttacATCCCGGAAACGAGAGCAAAGAACGAAGAAGAAATTGAAGCAATTttagaaaatagaaataatattttgaatagtcAAACTtgaacaatataaaacaattaataaatattttattttaaggtaaattgaaatgaaaatgtatagtccaagttttttataaaataataacttatattaaacaagGGCTCGTGAAAAATAATACCAAAGAGgtctaatttgaattttaataggtATCGGTTTAGTTGACTGTttggtattaaataaaagtactgTTGTAGGTAATAACACATCCATCATAGTATAAGACAATAAAAGTGATATCTAAATGTAATGGAAATAGTTGAGGGGTCAGTAAAatggaataatatttgttatttttttgtatctctTTTCCTTATAGTTTTAGGAAGaggatttcttttattttataaatatcttaagatTGCAAATGAGTTGTTTAGTTCATTGTGATCTCTACGCTATAgtgatataagtttttttagaaACAAGCAACATTTCATATcgacattaataatttattcttaagaacgtttgtaattatattttattagttttatactaataatgaGCTgtcttttattgaattattttatataaatatatttgaagatataataactaatcttttatttgactacaccatggattcaccgtgcgggtgccgggtcaatctcgttgcagggagaggagcttcaacagtgcctgggacttgcgacccaggtggaGATTTAAGGGGCTCCTATCGAACGATACGTTCTCCTATCTAAACGTTCGCCTCCACCGTTAAAACTCCTCTCTCCACCTAATcaaacttgaaaaaaaatattttcctagaACATTTGAACATTCAGCTACAAatccaatatttatatagattgaAACCCAAAGCGAGCACACTGCTTTCATAATCTTTATACAATACTTATGGGGTTGGAGTGTGATATTCcaaatcatataattatttcaatttatactcCGTAGCTTTACCGTGTGATTAATCTATCCAATTTTAATTCTGTCTTCCACAAATTGTAGCGGTTGATGTACAAAATTGAAAgtgaaagttataattttctatgattttatttattgtaagtgATATCTACGATTTCACTTAATATGTCTCCATTGATATCATCATTATCACCATCAtcgcctatcggagcccactgctgagcaaaggcctcttctcacatggagaagcattaatcaccacgcttgctcaagaccggttggcgatttcaatcttataatttgaaataataagaccaggtttcctcacggtgttttccttcaccgtccgtcagtggtgtctaaaaactcttagaaagtacatatgaatcggaaaagatcacattggtacttgccaggttttcaaacccgcgccctcacgtatgagaggcgggcctttagcccccaggccaccacgactccATTGACATACAATAGCTTATTTCTGCAGTTTAGGCCAGCCACCATAACGCCaaagaatttttatgatatcttTGTTAGAAGAATAGATACACCAAtcaaaaaaagtgtttttgcATACATTCATTGTACATagtgtttgtatatatgtgatttcgtatatattataatagtaaaaagaaatacaatacagagtttatatatataatactaacgCTTCATttgcactggaatcgtggaatattttgctaatattaacgtttttatttattgaacgaATCATTATCTTAGTACTCTGTGAAGAAAAGACGGAGGAGTTTGTCgaatgaaatacaatatataactttaaaattattgtgatatcACTTTGACTTTGacatatatttgaattgataaattgttatcatgaaggcaatataaatattatagcaagacaaaaataaatctatttgtaTAATAGATAAATGCACGGCGTTGCCTCAGTAATAactattatactattaatCTTTTTAAGGACCACCAGCTTGTTTACA harbors:
- the LOC116775163 gene encoding facilitated trehalose transporter Tret1-2 homolog, giving the protein MISLEKDFKRGHTYRQWIFALIANGIIFTYGMECGWISPTTKILQSEQSPVGEVVSVNVISWIASSMSLSAILGVSFYIFILDNYGRKLGLILIAIPQVISWIIRLCYSTTITLIISRVLAGLAAGGCFIVVPTYVKEISQDDIRGILGTFVALLQMSGVLFMYIIGAFLNYYTVIIITLAFTIVVTFLVLKAPESPAFLVKQKKYDEATETVAYLRGLDMDDKIVKHLVDSMKNEDDLCKSMPNVSFASILRKTSWRRGLFLIITIFSFHAMNGAYVISTYASQVLLSTGVKFKISPEIQTFSFPIFMVIGILALASCVEKCGRKFLLFASFLIAALSMAVISILIILQGLGWRIPAWLPVLAIISTVTIYGAGISALPYIIMTEMFSFQIRAKVMGIVITLVWALTAFVVTTYTPLTNYIGPYAPFLFYTFVNFLGAVFTFVYIPETRAKNEEEIEAILENRNNILNSQT